CAATTAAACCGGGATTAACGACATTGCAGCGAATCCCATCCTGGGCATAATCGATCGCGAGCGCACGGGTAAGGGCATCCAGCGCTCCTTTGGAAGCGGCATAGGCGGGGAGCGTCGGAATTCCCACCAGGCTGGCGATGGACGAAATGTTGACAATCGCACCCTGCTTCCTCTTGAGCATTTCTGGCACAACCGCTCGTGTCATACGAAATACACCGGTAAGATTCACGTCTAGGACCTGTGCCCAGGTGATATCATCCGTCTCATGAATTCGCTTGCCAAAGTCCCCTATACCAGCGTTGTTCACCAGCACATCTATCTGCCCGAATTGTTGAACCGTCTGACGGACAACGTCACGGGCGTGTTTCTCGTCCGTCACCGATCCAGCAACCGCAAGTACCTTCCCGCGAGCTTTCGTAATATCGGTCGCAACCCGATCGAGCTCCGAGTTTCGTCTTCCCGTGATGGTGACCGCAGCCCCTTCCTGTGCAAACAGTTTGGCGATCGCTTCCCCTATCCCAGCGTTTCCTCCTGTTACAATCGCCACCTTTCCGGCCAAGCGAGTCATTCGCCCTGATCCCTCTCTTGGTTCTCTTCAAGCGCAGTCTCCGAAGGAGGATCACCTGAAGGGATTGGTGCCCACAGGCCCGGCTCAACTTTCCTCGCCACCGTGATGAACCCCGAATGGGCCACCATACGATGATCCGGCCGAACACTTCTCCCCTGAATCGACCAAGTCCGGAGCAAGGTTTCAAACGTATGGATCAGGCCGAACACACCTGCCCGTTCAAGTGCGTCGACAGTTTGCATAACTTGAGGAATAGTGGGAACGAAGCTGAGATAAATCCCGCCGGATCGCAGCACCTCCGCCGCATGTGGCACAACCTGCCAGGGCTCAGGAAGATCGAGCACCACCCGATCAAACAGCCCGCCATCTTCCAGTAGATCAATTCCTTCGTAGGCATTTCGCCGAAGCGGAACGAGGTTCGAAACCGGTCCTGTATACCGCTCTATATTGGTCATGGCCGTCCTGAAAAAATCCTCACGGGCTTCATACGTGACGACCATCCCTCGTGGACCAACCGCACGAAGGAGTGCCATAGTGAGGGCGCCGGAGCCAGTTCCTGCTTCAAATACACGAGCACCAGGGTACACATCGGCCCACATCGGAATGAGTGCGAGATCCTTCGGATAGAGCACTTGAGCGCCGCGTGGCATTTTGAGGACATAATCACCGAATGTCGGACGGAGCGCGAGCATTTGCTTCCCGCCCGACAGAGTCACCAAC
The Nitrospiraceae bacterium DNA segment above includes these coding regions:
- a CDS encoding glucose 1-dehydrogenase, which translates into the protein MTRLAGKVAIVTGGNAGIGEAIAKLFAQEGAAVTITGRRNSELDRVATDITKARGKVLAVAGSVTDEKHARDVVRQTVQQFGQIDVLVNNAGIGDFGKRIHETDDITWAQVLDVNLTGVFRMTRAVVPEMLKRKQGAIVNISSIASLVGIPTLPAYAASKGALDALTRALAIDYAQDGIRCNVVNPGLIDTPMAAPLMSNPEQLEPILAHYPIRRPGKPEEVAKMVLYLASDDAAWVTGASFPIDGGMTVW
- a CDS encoding tRNA (adenine-N1)-methyltransferase; its protein translation is MSQLRNGDRIHLVDKKGRQYALTLKAGDLYQFSGHKIAHDDLIGKPDGSLVTLSGGKQMLALRPTFGDYVLKMPRGAQVLYPKDLALIPMWADVYPGARVFEAGTGSGALTMALLRAVGPRGMVVTYEAREDFFRTAMTNIERYTGPVSNLVPLRRNAYEGIDLLEDGGLFDRVVLDLPEPWQVVPHAAEVLRSGGIYLSFVPTIPQVMQTVDALERAGVFGLIHTFETLLRTWSIQGRSVRPDHRMVAHSGFITVARKVEPGLWAPIPSGDPPSETALEENQERDQGE